GATACGGTTTATATCAATTCACAACTTGATCTTTTTTCCGTAAAAGCAAAAATAAAAGGTTCTGATAATCAGGATATTTTGAATCAGTTCAATGAGTTTCAACAGAAATTTAAAGATCAAAGGCTGGACCTTGTAAAGGAAGAATTTGAAGCAAGAAAGAAAAACAGTCAGGATTCTATAGATTTGGTGGCGAGTAAGCTGCGTAACTGGAACAAAAGAAGAATACTCTATACCGCTAATTTTGCAGTAAAACACGCTGACCGCGAGGTGGGCCCGTATATTGCCCTTACGGAGCTTACAAATACAAGCATTAAATTACTGGATACTGTAAACAATTCAATGACACCTGAGATCAGGGCGTCAAAATATGGAAAAAAGCTCGAAGCCTTTGTAAAGGAAATTAAGGCAACTGAACAGTAAAATTCGATCTAAAAGAAAAAATCAATTCATAAGAGATTGGCAGGGCTCTTAAAAACGGTTATCTCCGTCTAACAGGTCACCCAGACCGCCAAGGATACTTCCTTCACCTTTTCTTTTACCACCGGCAGACGGTGCACTGGCAACAATTCTGTCGGCAAGCCTGCTAAATGGTAAGGATTGAATGGCTACAGTACCTGGTCCTCTTAGGGTTGCAAAAAACATGCCTTCCCCACCAAAAATAGTGTTTCTAATACCTCCAATAAACTCAATGTCATAATGAACTGTGCTGCTAAAACCCACAATGCAACCTGTATCCACTTTTAGTATTTCACCGGGAGCCAGATTTTTTTTGATCACTGTACCGCTTGAATGAAGGAAAGCCATCCCGTCACCCTCAATTTTTTCCATAATGAACCCTTCACCTCCAAAAAATCCCCGGCCGAGCCTTTTTGAAAACTCGATGCTGATCGTTACTCCCTTTGCCGCACAAAGGAAGGCATCCTTCTGACAAATAAAAGTTCCCTGAAATTTAGTGAGGTCCACAGGAATAATTTTACCGGGGTAGGGGGCGGCAAAAGAAACTTTTCTCAAACTTTGGGAAGTGTTGGTAAAAACCGTCATAAACAAACTTTCGCCCGTCAACAACCTTTTACCAGCTGAAAATAAACTTCCGAGTATATCTTGCGACTGCCCTGAACCATCCCCTAAAATGGTATCCATTCTGATTTGATCGTCCATCATCATAAAGCTTCCGGCCTCGGCCACAACACCTTCAGAGGGATCAAGTTCTATTTCAACGAATTGCATTTCTTCACCGTAGATTGTGTAATCAATTTCGTGAGCTCTCATTTTTTTAACGATTTGAGTTATTCTTTTAGTTTAATACTCCATGTAAAGGAGAAATCCGAAACCACTACATTATCTTCATTGATTCCTGAGGCCTTGAGAATAAGGCTTTGACCTTCTCCAGTATCTATGGCTTTATTTAATGCTTTGTCAACTTCGGTTCCCTGTTCGCATTTAAATATGATCTTTCCTGTTGCTTTTTTATGAAAACTTCCTTCCTGGTGCACCACCAACATCGAAATCTTCCTGCCGGAATCATTTATTTTCTTCATCATCAATATTCCGGTTACCAGTTCAGCGGCCATTCCCTGAGTGGCCCAGTAAAGTGACCGAAAGGGGTTCTGATTAATCCACCTATGCCGGACTTTGGCACTCGCTTCTTGGTCTGAAATATGGGTTACGCGAATACCTGAGATATAGGCAGAAGGGAGTTTGAGGGCTAAAAACCGATTTAGATTTCGTACTGTAAATTTTGGCATTATATAGCTTTAAAGCCCTAAGGTACAACAAAAATTGTGATTATTGCCCCAATTTTAAATGTTAAAAAAATGTTAAATTATAGTACTTTGTATTGCATAGTAATATCTTTTATATATATATTTGCATAAGAAAGTATTATACATTTTTAAAATCATGTCAAAACAAAACGATCATAACAACGCATTCTTATTACACCTATCTGCATTTTTCGGATATATTTTTCCATTTGGGGCCATCGTGGGACCATTAGTGATTTGGGAATTGAATAAAAGGAAAAGTGAGTTTATGGATCAGAATGGGAAAGAGGCGATCAATTTTAATCTTAGTTATTTACTCTATACTATGATTCTCGGATTGTCGATCGTCCCCTTTGTTTTAAGAATTGCACTTGAAGATTTTCAACATCTGGATCTGTTTGGGATCGTGAGTGTTGGATCACTGATCGGAATTCTGGCGATTGTCAAATTTGTTCTGATTATAGTTGCCGCTTTAAAGGCCAATCGCGGTGAAGTTTATAAATACCCCTTAACCATTAAATTCATTAAATAAAAAAATTATGATAACTATACTAATCTCAATCGTAATATATATTGCAAATTCGATACAGTCGATTTTGTTTTAAGCAAATGAGTCTTAAAAATCAATAATAAAGATTAAAAGAGAAAAACATGAAGATTGAAAACACAAAAGCACAAATGCGTAAAGGAGTTTTGGAATTCTGCATCCTTTCCATTCTTGAAAATGGAGATGCCTATACTTCCGAGATTCTGGTTCAATTGAAGGACGCAAAACTGCTTGTCGTTGAAGGTACTGTGTACCCGTTACTGACAAGACTGAAAAATGCGGGACTTTTGACCTATCGCTGGGAGGAATCAACCTCCGGACCGCCGAGAAAATACTATGGTTTAACCGAAACAGGAAAAATATTTTTATCAGGATTAAATACAACCTGGAGTGAGTTGGTTAAAGCAGTAAGCCTGATAACAAAGAATAATAAATCAAAAAACACAGCAAAATGAACAAGACAATAAATATTAATCTAGGTGGCGTATTTTTTCACATCGATGAAATAGCTTATCAAAAACTGAAAAGTTATTTAGATGCTATTCGACGTTCTTTGAGTGATGACCCAAAAGGTAGAGACGAAATCATAACTGATATAGAATCAAGAATAGGTGAATTATTATCAGATAAAGTTAAAGATGTAAGACAGGTGGTAAACCAACAGGATATCGACGAAGTGATCGACGTCATGGGTAAACCAGAAGATTATATGGTTGACGATGAAATCTTCAGTGATGATTCTTATAGCAGTTATACTCGAAAAAGACCTCGTAAATTATATAGAGATGGCAGTGATCGATTTCTTGGAGGTGTATCTTCAGGAATGGCACACTATCTTAATGTTGATGTGATCTGGATCAGACTGGGTTGGTTGGTAGCAGCCTTTGGATTTGGATTTGGATTTATTGTCTATCCATTGTTATGGATCCTTCTGCCCGAAGCGAACACTACTGCAGAAAAGCTTGAAATGGAAGGAGCTGAAGTCAATATAAGCAACATTGAAAAAAAAATTCGTGACGAGATCACAGATGCCTCCCATCGCGTAAAAAATGGAATAGATGAAGTATCTGAGAAGGTTAAAAATGCGGATTATAAGAAATATGGTGAACGTGCAAAATCGGGGTCACAGGATCTTGTAGACACCCTGGGTAAGATTTTCGTTACACTATTTATGATCATCGGAAAGTTCATTGGAGTATTATTGATCATCGTAGCCGTTAGTACCATATTAGCATTGCTTATTGGATTATTTACATTAGGATCGCTTGATTTTATTCATGAAGACTGGATATTTCAGAATTCCATGATCTACAATAATTCAGGCTTACCGGTCTGGGTCATTAGCATACTGACATTTGTATTGGTTGGAATTCCGTTCTTTTTCCTTTTTGCTCTGGGGCTGAGAATTTTATCGAACAATACAAAGTCAATAGGTAAAACCGCTAAACTGTCCTTATTGGGTGTATGGATCGTGGCACTTTTAGTTGCGATTTTCTTTGGAACCAGACAAGTAATGAATTCTGCATACGACGGATCTATTACCAATACGCAGGAACTTTATTTTGACACAACGGATACGCTCGAAATCAAAATGGTAGATAATCAGCTCATTTCCAACCGTAGTGAGTTAAAACGCCATTGGAGGTCCGAGATTATTGTGGACACAGATAATCAGGAAAAATTATATTCCAATAATATTCGATTTAATATTCTAGCATCTGATAATGAGACGATGTACGCGAAGGTTCGTAAAGAGTCTCAGGGCAGAAGCCGAAAGGATGCACGTGACAATGCCGATCTGATTTCACATGGGTATGAACTGGATGGAGATGCCCTTCGATTTGACGGCTATTTTCTGGCAGAGTTAAATAACAGGTCAACCGAACAGAGAATCTATATTGATCTTTATCTTCCGGAGGGGCAAACCGTATATCTGGATAATTCGACCCGATCTTTTCTTTATGATGTTGACAATATTCAAGGCGTATATGACAATGATATGGCTAAGCATCATTTTCAAATGACGCGAGAAGGTTTTAATTGCCTTGATTGTTCTGATGACGAGGTAAATACATGGAGTGATGATGATTCCTTTAATATGAAGATCAATGGAGAAGGAGTTCACATCGAAATACAAGAAGAAGGCCAGGAGAAATCAGAAGTCAAAATAGATGGTTCCGGGGTCGTCGTAACCAAAGCAAAAGACAGTGTCTAATCAATTCGTCAACCCTCTGAATTTTTAGTTAAATTTTGTAACAATTCAGGGGGTAGCGATGTCATATAAATTATATAGTCTATCAAAAATCTGTAATTATGAAAAAATTTATCAAACTAACTCTTATTCTATTGGTATTAGCAGGAACAAGTTCTTGTATGTTCGATGGAGTACGCGGAGACGGGGATGTAGTAACCAAAAAAAGAAAAATATCGGATGACTTTGTTCGTATCGAGGCCAGCAGAGGGCTGGATGTTTATATCACCAAAAGTAAAAAGGTTTCACTGGAAGTAGAAGCAGACCAAAACCTTCATGAACTGATTGAAACAGAGGTGAGAAACGGTACACTTTATATTACTTCTTCCAGAAATATCTATTCAGCAAGTGCCAAAAAGGTACATTTATCAGCAAATAACATCAATGCCATACATGTTAACAGCGGGGCTGAAATTTATTCGGAAAACACTTTATCAGCAGAGAAACTTGAGTTACACGTCAGCAGCGGGGCAGGGACCATGCTTGATGTTAATGTTGAAGACCTTTCATGCAGCAGCTCAAGTGGAGCTGAGGTCAATCTGAGTGGAAAAGCATATAATTTTAAAGCTTCCTCATCAAGCGGTAGCAATATCAATGCCTACGATCTTAGAACGACCAATTGCAATGCAAATGCGAGTAGCGGATCTGACATTGATATCAATGTTTCCAATGTTTTTGAGGCAACTGCCACAAGTGGGGCAGGAATAAGTTATAAAGGAAATCCTGACAGAGTTTCAAAAAATAACAATTCAGGAGGAAGCATAAGCCAGGTTAGAAGCTAGCCTGATCCGAAAAATTTTATCCTGTACCGTTTTAATTAAGTAGGAGTATTCAAAATCACGTCTTTGGCGTGATTTATATATTTACGCCCAATTGGAATTCTTTTGTCGGCAACCAAAACTGAGTTTCCTTCGAGGGCCTGAATCTTATCCAGGGCCACCGTAAAAGACCGGTGTAATCGTAAAAACTGGCTTTTGGGTAGTTCTTCTGTAATTCCTGAAAGGGATTTATGAGCGAGATAGTCTCCTGTTTTGGTAAAGACCTTTATGTAGTCTTTAAGGCTTTCTATGAAGTAAATATCTTCAAATTTAATTTTGATCAGTTTTTTATCAACCTTGAGGAAAATAAAGGATTTTTCAGCATTTGAAGGCGTACTTTCAGCGGACTGTTCAGTGATAAACTTTTGAGAAAGCTTGTTGATTGATTTTAAAAAACGAGTAAAAGGGATGGGTTTTACCAAATAATCAAGGACATCCAGATCAAAACTCTCTACTGCGTATTCTCTGTATGCTGTTGTTATAATAAAGTGCGGCCGAGTGTCAAGGGTTTTGATAAAATCCAACCCATTCATTTTAGGCATATTTATGTCGATGAAAACCGCGTCAACTTCTCCATTTTCAATGAGTTGCAAGGCATCAAGCGGATTTGTAAAACTTCCGATCAATTCAATGTTGGAAAACTCTTTTAAATGGGTTTCCACAACCTCTGCAGCAAGGGGTTCGTCGTCAATAATAATGCACTTAATCTTCATGGAGTGGTAATTTCAAATTCACACTATATTCATTTCCCTTGGCCCTGGTCTTTAAACTATATTTCGATCCGTAAAGAAGATGAAGCCTTCTTTTCACATTTTCAATTCCTATGCCATGTTTCGGCTTTCCGTCGTTCTGAATGACGTAATTATTCGTAACGGTAAAGTAAAGAAAATTGTCTTTAACAACAAAGCTTATCAATACATTTATATCTTCCTGATTCCGGGCTCCGTGCTTAAAACAATTCTCGATAAACGGAAGAAAAAGGAGGGGAGGGACTTCAACTTCATCGATATCTCCATCAATACTAATTTCAGATTTTACCCGGTCTCCGTAACGAAGTTTTTCCAGTTCCAGATAACTGTAAAGGTAATTGATGGATTTCAATAAGCTGATTTTGGGTTCCTTGACCTCATACAATACATATTGCATGATCTCTGACAGTTTCATCACCACATTGGCCGCATTGGGAGACTGTTTTATTACCAGGGCATATAAATTGTTCAAGGTATTGAAGAAAAAATGAGGCTGGATCTGAGACTTTAAAAAATTCAGTTCTGTTTCCAACTGAATCCGCTGAAGGTCTTCATTCCTTTTCTTTTCATTGGCCCAGTCATAGGTAAGTTTTATAGCCGATACAAGGGCAATAACATAAATGGCTCCTATAACCAGTTCTACCACATGGATCACTGTAAATGGCTCCTGATTTCCCTGAGCTTCAGGCCATATATTTTCGGATACAAGAATATAGTTCAGTCCGGTTCGGATCAAATAGAACAATAACAAAGACGGGATGAAAAGCAATAAAAACTGCAGGTATTTCTTCTTCAGAATGTACCTGGGGATCAAATAATAGATCGTAAAATACGTAATGACAATGTTCAACGGAAATTCGATTAAATTGGATTTCAACGAATACCAGTAATCATTGTTTATGGAGGCAAACCTAAAAAAATTGAAAACAAAATAGATCAGCCAAAATAACAGATGATAGCGCAGTGGAATACGAAATTCCGAAAATAGTTTCCTGAACATATGTTTATGAACCACTCATGACTTCAATGAATTGTATATAATCATCATTCTTTGCGGCAAGGATATATTTTTTGTCCCTGATATTGATCATGGACATATCTTTGGTATCTCCTGGAATATACAAGCCACTTTCTGAGGGCTGAATCGCTGTGAATTCTCCTTTACCGTTTCCGGCAAGAAACAAACCAACACCGGCATCATTTCTCGGGGTTTCCACTTCAGACGCGTACAAATTTCCCGCTATTACCAGGTCAAGATGGTCATCGTTATTAAAATCAGAAACCAGGATCTGGTTAATACTTGAAATCTGAGCCAGATTAGGCAAAGCATGAATTACAAATTCTCCATCTTTATTTTCCATATAAACACTTGCGAATGACCTTACCTGATAATGCAATGAATTCTCAAGTGATTTTTTGGTATAGACATCTTCCAGAGTAGCTACGGCAAAGGCATCATAATCTTTAAATTTCTTTTTGATCGCCGGGATCTGCTCTGAGGAACACTGTCTTCCGCGAACAGGGAATTTTTCACCTTCATCATAGTAGCTCAAAACAATGTCATTTGACTTGTTTTTATCAAAATCATTCAGATAAATATCAAAAGTTTCTTCCTGATTCGCTTTGTACTTATAATTCAGTCCAAGGTTCCCGACAATAAAGTCAAGATCGCCGTCATTATCAAAATCTCCCTCTGTTATACTGAACCACCAACCCGTTGCATCCTGCAGGTTCAATTTCTGGCTAATGTTTTCAAAGCTTCCACGGTTATTTCTAAATACCGTGATCGGCATCCATTCCCCAACTACAATAAGATCTGTCCAGCCATCATTGTCATAATCGGTCCAGCTGGCATCTGTCACCATGCCAATATCGACAAGGCCCGGTGCAATTTTTTCGGTTGCATTGATAAATTTTGGATGCCCTTTAGTACTCACATTCTCAAGGATATAACTACTGGTTGGCATTGGATAATTTTTAGGCAGAACCCTTCCCCCGACAAAGAGGTCAAGATCCCCATCTTTATCGTAATCAAAAGCTTCAACGCGCGAACCGCTTATGATCATCTGAGGAAGTGAGGTTGTTGATTTTGATAAATTACCTTCTCCGTCATTCAGATAGAGCCGGTCCTGTAATAATTCTGAATCATAATCGAATTCAGCACCACCACTTACCACATAAAGATCGTTGAAGCCGTCTCCATCCGCATCAAAAATCAGACTGCCCAGATCTTCACGGTCACTGTCGTTATCCACATCCGGAAAATGCTGACGTTCAAACCCATTGGCAGTCTGGTAATAAACCGCGGTCTGGTTATTGTGTGCACCTCCTATAACAAAGTCGTCCAAACCATCTCCGTTGAGATCTCCCACACTCGATCCGGGCCCAAAATTTGACATTTTATGAGGAAGAAGCACCTGATCCTTAAAATCATCATATACATTTTCAGAGTGCTTGTGATTTGATACAATAGAAGCATCAGTTTCGGTTTTAAACAGAGGATCATTTGAATCGGTCACCGGTTTTGTATCGTGGTTCGCATTTTCATAGCTAACGGTTAGAAATTGATTTATTTCAACATCTTTGAGAATCTGCATTTTACCGTCGGGCCAGGTGATCTGTATTTCATCAACAATTTGAGCATCTGCCAAGCCATAATGCAATTGAGGTGCCACAGAGGACTGAAACCCTCTTGTAAGAGTCATTTCCTGAAACTGGTTCACGCCATTAGAGCTCAACAGAGCTTTTACACCGAGTCCGTTGACATTTTTTTCAGGACCTTTGAAATTCAGGGTTAAAAAGTTATTTGTCTGTGAACTTGAATTTGCAAATATGGCGGCCTTGTCATCGATATTGTTGATGACGATTTCAAGATCTCCATCATTATCCAAATCTGCATATACGCATCCGTTTGACCAGCCCGGGAATTCAATTCCCCAAGCCTCATTCACTTTTTCAAAAGTCAGATCCTTATTATTTCGGAAAACAAAATTGTCGATTTTTTCAGATGGGATGGCTAAGGATTTCTCCAGGTACTGATCTTTGGTAATACGTTCTTTTTTAAGCTTGTTGAAATAGTCTTTGTTGTTAATCTCTCTGCGGGTTCCATTGGAAATAAATATGTCTTTCCAGCCATCATTATCCAAATCCGCAAAAAGAGGCCCCCAACTCCAATCCGTAGTTGCCAAACCGGCAATTCTCGCTACGTTACTATAGGCTGGGAGGGAATCGTGGACATTCCCGTTATTCATTTGTAATTGATTCTGCATATACTGGTAGTGAAATCCTGCATTCACTGTGCCCCAGAACAAATCCGGGTTCATTCCTGCCATATTTGCTTTAGACCTTCGGTTGTCACCTGGTGTCATATCCATTTGAATGATGTCAAGAAGCTGATCATTGTTAAAATCAGCTATATCAACACCCATTCCGTAGAGCGCGGTTTGTTTGGTCAATTCCTTGGAATGTTCGCTAAAGGTACCGTCGCCATCATTGATCAGAAGAAAATCAGGCACATTAAAGTCATTTGATATATAAAGATCAGGCCAGCCGTCATTATTGATGTCACCAACAGTTGCACTGTTTGTCAGGCCAAATGATCGAATTTCAGCCTCCCTTGTAACATCAGTAAAAGTATCACCATCGTTTCTGAATAATTTATCCGTTTCAATATCCTTTGGATTAGCCATTTTAAAGGTATAAAAATTATTTGGGGCATTGAAATTAGTAGGAGGGTAGTTGGCTACATACAGATCCAGATCGCCGTCAAGATCGTAATCAAAGAAAGTAGATTGAATCGTATTGCCAATATCGGCAATACCATAGGCTTCGGCTTTTTCAGTAAAGGTATTATCTCCGTTGTTTATATATAACAAATTGGCCTTTGGATCAAATTTTCCGGCAACGGAACAATAAATATCCAGGAATCCATCGTTATTGACGTCGGCCATTGTAACACCCGTGAACCATCTGTTATCACCCGTAACACCTGCCGATTCTGAGATATCTTCAAACTGAAGGTTACCTTTATTCAAATAGAGTTTATTCTCTACCATATTACCGGTAAAATAAAGATCGATCAAGCCATCATTATTTATATCGCCGGCAGAAACTCCGCCACCCATATACATATAGGCATAAGCCATATAATTCAAACTGTCATTTTCGATCAGGTCATTTGAAAAATCAATGTTGCTAACCGATGCATCGAGTTGCCTGAACATCTTATCAGTATTTGACAAATCGGATTTAGAGCATGATATTAAAAAGGTAATGGTTAGAAGAAAAACAAAAATATTTTTCATAAACATGGTAGATTTCTTTTAGGGCCTAAAAATACAAAAACAGAGCATTTTTCAATGCTCTGTTTTCGAAAATAAAGATAAAATATCTTTATTAAGATCCCCAAAGAGGATTTTGTTGCAATGTACCACTACTTTGGTCAATCGCACCAACTGGTACAGGGAACAAAGTGTGTTTTGCTTCAACAGTAGAAGTCTTAGGACCAAAGTTTGGAATTGTTCTTGACTCGTTATCAATATAGTCATTCATAACCTGTGGCATAACACCCCATCTTCTTAAATCAAACAGACGGTGACCTTCCATACCAAGTTCCAATCTTCTTTCCATTCTTACTGCAGTTCTAGCCGCATCCTGAGAACCAAAATCACCTGGCTGATACAATCCAATGTCATAATTAGCAGCATCAGAACCGTCAGCTGCTTTGATCGTAGTACTGTTCAAAGCTCTTTGACGTACTTCATTCACATAACCTAAGGCTTTTGTCAAATCACTTGTTTCAACAGCAGCCTCAGCAGCCATAAGAAGTACGTCTGCATATCTGATAAAGTGATAGTTCACACCAGAGTGTTGCTGACCCCAGTTACCAGAACCTTGTAATGCGTCTTCACCAGCCCAGTAAACATTCTTTCTACCTAAATAAGGTCCTGAAATATCTCCAAAACCGGCTCTCACCCAGGATTTACCTGGATTGATGTCCCAGTTGTTATAGTTGATACCACGTCTACCTGCAGTATAATCTACACGAGGATCCAATGGCCCTGTATGAGGCTCAAACGGATCGGTACTTTCTAAACCAGCATCATTTTTCACATCAGTTTTGTTATAGTCTTCCATTAGTGGTAATCCACCAGAAGTCTGGAAAACGTTTACCAAGTCCTGCGTTGGCTGATAGAATCCACAACACCATCCGTTTGGTCCCTGGAAGTTCAAGGTACCACCCTGGTTTCCGTTAGGAGCAAACGCACCACCAAGCGTACTGAATTCAATAGCAAAAATAGATTCTGGTCCACCTTCACCGGCTTGTCTAAAGTTATCACCGTATTCAGGCAACAAAGAGTAAGCTCCACCATTGATTACTGTTTCCAATAATCCAAGAGCTGCAGCGTAATCACCTTGATACAATTTTGATTTACCAAGATACGCAGTAGCCGCCCAAGATCTTGCTCTACCTACATCAGACTGATCGTCCGGAAGATTTTTTTGAGCGAAATCAAAGTCTTCGTCTATTTTTGACCAAAGCTCAGTTCCATTTGGTTGAGCAAATTCAATCGCGGTATAATTTTCATCACTGATATAAGTGGCATATTCACCCCACATGATCTGTAACTGGAAATAGTAATGCCCTCTTAAAAAACGAGCCTCTGCCAATTGATTGGTAAACTGAGAAGGATCTTCAGCACCATTGATCAAAGCGATCACGGCATTGGCCCTGTTTGCTCCTGCATATAAAGCTCTCCACTTAGATCCCAGATAAGACATTCCAGTCTCCCATTTAAAAGTTTCCAACAAGAACAAGGTCTGCTGGTCACCATCGTTACTACCTTTATGGGCATCATCTGCAATTACATCCATCCACCAGTTATCACCGGTAGCTTCCCATCCACCTGAGGCATTCGAAACTCCGTCCAAAGAACTGTAAGCAGCTGTCAACAGAAAGTTAACACCATCCTCATTCGCCAATGCTTCAGGGTTTAGTGTTCCGATCTCGATCGTTTCACTAAATTCCTCGCTACATGCCAATACAGACATTAACAGTAGCATTATATAAAATATTCTGTTTTTCATTTTTTAAAATTTAACATTTAAACCAATAGTAAATATCTGAGACAGAGGATAGGTTCTGCTGTCAATCCCCATATTCAAGTTCTCTGCCTGACCACCAATAGATCGAGGAAGAACTTCCGGATCAATACCTCCATAACTTGTTACAGTGAACAAGTTCGTTCCTTGCAGGTAAATTCTAAATCTTTCCATACCCATTTTATCAGTAGTCTCTGTAGGTAGAGAATATCCGATCTGAAGGTTTTTCAATCTAAAGAATGAACCGTCTTCAACAAAGAATGAATTTGAATTTACTTCCACACCTTGCAAACTGTTACTCAAGGCTGGCATAGAAGCATTTTGGTTATCTGGCGTCCAAGAATCAAGAACATTCGTAGTTCTGTTTCCATTCGGGAAGATTGGGAAATCGAAAATCTTATTGTGGTTATAGATATCGTTTCCTTGAGATCCGTTAAAGAACATAGAAACATCAAATCCTTTATAACCAGCATTAAGGTTTAAACCATAGGTAA
This DNA window, taken from Lutimonas zeaxanthinifaciens, encodes the following:
- a CDS encoding DUF4369 domain-containing protein, with product MKKTGLIIVIALAIAACSKDSDNTMYVKAQIKGLKKGTFFLQKQMDSLIVSVDSVSVNGKEDFVLTDQVDSPEMYYLTLGNSSKRIAFFGEKDTVYINSQLDLFSVKAKIKGSDNQDILNQFNEFQQKFKDQRLDLVKEEFEARKKNSQDSIDLVASKLRNWNKRRILYTANFAVKHADREVGPYIALTELTNTSIKLLDTVNNSMTPEIRASKYGKKLEAFVKEIKATEQ
- a CDS encoding TIGR00266 family protein; the protein is MRAHEIDYTIYGEEMQFVEIELDPSEGVVAEAGSFMMMDDQIRMDTILGDGSGQSQDILGSLFSAGKRLLTGESLFMTVFTNTSQSLRKVSFAAPYPGKIIPVDLTKFQGTFICQKDAFLCAAKGVTISIEFSKRLGRGFFGGEGFIMEKIEGDGMAFLHSSGTVIKKNLAPGEILKVDTGCIVGFSSTVHYDIEFIGGIRNTIFGGEGMFFATLRGPGTVAIQSLPFSRLADRIVASAPSAGGKRKGEGSILGGLGDLLDGDNRF
- a CDS encoding DUF4442 domain-containing protein is translated as MPKFTVRNLNRFLALKLPSAYISGIRVTHISDQEASAKVRHRWINQNPFRSLYWATQGMAAELVTGILMMKKINDSGRKISMLVVHQEGSFHKKATGKIIFKCEQGTEVDKALNKAIDTGEGQSLILKASGINEDNVVVSDFSFTWSIKLKE
- a CDS encoding DUF4870 domain-containing protein; protein product: MSKQNDHNNAFLLHLSAFFGYIFPFGAIVGPLVIWELNKRKSEFMDQNGKEAINFNLSYLLYTMILGLSIVPFVLRIALEDFQHLDLFGIVSVGSLIGILAIVKFVLIIVAALKANRGEVYKYPLTIKFIK
- a CDS encoding PadR family transcriptional regulator, which translates into the protein MKIENTKAQMRKGVLEFCILSILENGDAYTSEILVQLKDAKLLVVEGTVYPLLTRLKNAGLLTYRWEESTSGPPRKYYGLTETGKIFLSGLNTTWSELVKAVSLITKNNKSKNTAK
- a CDS encoding PspC domain-containing protein, whose protein sequence is MNKTININLGGVFFHIDEIAYQKLKSYLDAIRRSLSDDPKGRDEIITDIESRIGELLSDKVKDVRQVVNQQDIDEVIDVMGKPEDYMVDDEIFSDDSYSSYTRKRPRKLYRDGSDRFLGGVSSGMAHYLNVDVIWIRLGWLVAAFGFGFGFIVYPLLWILLPEANTTAEKLEMEGAEVNISNIEKKIRDEITDASHRVKNGIDEVSEKVKNADYKKYGERAKSGSQDLVDTLGKIFVTLFMIIGKFIGVLLIIVAVSTILALLIGLFTLGSLDFIHEDWIFQNSMIYNNSGLPVWVISILTFVLVGIPFFFLFALGLRILSNNTKSIGKTAKLSLLGVWIVALLVAIFFGTRQVMNSAYDGSITNTQELYFDTTDTLEIKMVDNQLISNRSELKRHWRSEIIVDTDNQEKLYSNNIRFNILASDNETMYAKVRKESQGRSRKDARDNADLISHGYELDGDALRFDGYFLAELNNRSTEQRIYIDLYLPEGQTVYLDNSTRSFLYDVDNIQGVYDNDMAKHHFQMTREGFNCLDCSDDEVNTWSDDDSFNMKINGEGVHIEIQEEGQEKSEVKIDGSGVVVTKAKDSV
- a CDS encoding head GIN domain-containing protein → MKKFIKLTLILLVLAGTSSCMFDGVRGDGDVVTKKRKISDDFVRIEASRGLDVYITKSKKVSLEVEADQNLHELIETEVRNGTLYITSSRNIYSASAKKVHLSANNINAIHVNSGAEIYSENTLSAEKLELHVSSGAGTMLDVNVEDLSCSSSSGAEVNLSGKAYNFKASSSSGSNINAYDLRTTNCNANASSGSDIDINVSNVFEATATSGAGISYKGNPDRVSKNNNSGGSISQVRS
- a CDS encoding LytR/AlgR family response regulator transcription factor, with the protein product MKIKCIIIDDEPLAAEVVETHLKEFSNIELIGSFTNPLDALQLIENGEVDAVFIDINMPKMNGLDFIKTLDTRPHFIITTAYREYAVESFDLDVLDYLVKPIPFTRFLKSINKLSQKFITEQSAESTPSNAEKSFIFLKVDKKLIKIKFEDIYFIESLKDYIKVFTKTGDYLAHKSLSGITEELPKSQFLRLHRSFTVALDKIQALEGNSVLVADKRIPIGRKYINHAKDVILNTPT
- a CDS encoding sensor histidine kinase is translated as MFRKLFSEFRIPLRYHLLFWLIYFVFNFFRFASINNDYWYSLKSNLIEFPLNIVITYFTIYYLIPRYILKKKYLQFLLLFIPSLLLFYLIRTGLNYILVSENIWPEAQGNQEPFTVIHVVELVIGAIYVIALVSAIKLTYDWANEKKRNEDLQRIQLETELNFLKSQIQPHFFFNTLNNLYALVIKQSPNAANVVMKLSEIMQYVLYEVKEPKISLLKSINYLYSYLELEKLRYGDRVKSEISIDGDIDEVEVPPLLFLPFIENCFKHGARNQEDINVLISFVVKDNFLYFTVTNNYVIQNDGKPKHGIGIENVKRRLHLLYGSKYSLKTRAKGNEYSVNLKLPLHED